A stretch of DNA from Desulfurobacteriaceae bacterium:
TACCTGCCCAAATTTCCGGTGAGTTTGAAGAACTTATGAAGTGGGCAGATGAGATAAGAGATCTTCAAGTAAGAGTTAATGCCGATACACCAGAAGATGCAAAACAGGGAAGGGATTTTGGTGCTGAAGGTATAGGTCTTTGTAGGACAGAACACATGTTCTTTAAAGAAGAGAGAATTCCTGTTGTTCGTGAGATGATTCTTGCAAAAACAAAAGAGGAAAGGAAGAGAGCTCTTGAAAAGCTCTTACCAATGCAAAAAGAAGACTTCATTGCAATCTTTGAAGTAATGAACGGTCTTCCTGTCAACATAAGACTTCTAGACCCACCACTTCATGAGTTCTTGCCAAGGACGGAAGAGGAGTTTGAAAGAACTGCCAAAGAAATGGGACTTCCTGTTGAAGAGATCAAAAAGCGTGCGGAAGAGCTTCATGAAGTTAACCCAATGCTGGGCTTGCGTGGTTCAAGACTTGGAATTGCATACCCAGAAATTTACGAAATGCAAGCAAGAGCTATTTTAGAGGCTGCTTGCCACTGTAAGAAGAAAGGAATTGAGGTTCTTCCAGAAATTATGCTTCCGTTAATTGCAGACGATAGAGAACTTGCAGAACTTAAAAAACTTATCGATAGAGTAGCTAAGGAAGTCTTTGAGAAAGAAGGTATAGAAGTTCTATATCAGGTTGGAACTATGATAGAAGTTCCAAGGGCAGCACTTATTGCTGACCAACTTGCAGAGTATGCTGAATACTTCTCCTTTGGAACAAACGACTTAACTCAGATGACATTCGGACTTTCGAGGGACGACTCCGGAAAGTTCATTGGAAAGTATGTAGAACTTGGAATACTTAAAGGTGATCCATTTATGCATATAGATGAAAATGGAGTTGGACAGCTTATCAAACTTGCGATAGAAAGGGGAAGCAAAGTAAGACCAAACATCAAAACAGGAATTTGTGGTGAACACGGTGGAGATCCAAGGTCTATCAACTTCTTCCAAAAGATTGGAGTTAAGTACATAAGCCCATCTCCGTTTAGAGTCCCAATAGCAAGGCTTGCAGCTGCTCAAGCCAAAATTAGACAAAAGAGGGGAGAGATATAAGAAGCCAAAGGGGGCTCCTGCCCCCTTTTTTTACTTGAAAGATTTTAGGGGGTAAGGATGAGATTTCTTTTAACTATTTTTACAATTTCTTTTCTATTTTCCTGTTCAACAACTCCAGGAAACGTTGCTTTTAAAGAGGAAGAGAGCTTAATAAAGTCAATTCTTAAGCCCTTAGCTGTGAAAGGGGTGGAAATAAAAGAAGTAAAAGCTACTGATGGGTCTCCATTTAAAGACTTTACACAGTTTGAAGTGGTTCTTGTCGATAAAAGGAGAAATCAGTTAGTTAAAAAATATATCTGGGTTTCTAAGGATGGAAATTACTTAATTCTTGATGCTTTTAAGATTAGAAAAGAAGCTGACAGAGTTTCCCTTGTTCCTGTGAAACCGAAGGATAGCGAGGTTCCTTTAAAGCAAGATCTATCGTGGGTCGAAAAGATAGATGAAAAACTGACCAAGATGAATATTCCCCATGTGATAGGTAATGGAGAAAATATCGTTTATATCGTTTGGGATGTTTACTGTCCTTTCTGCTATAAACACTTTGGAGAAATTGTAAAAAAGGCAAAAGAACTTAACCTTCAAGTTCATTTAATTCCTCTTGCTGTTCACGGAAAGAGTTCTTTAGAAGGTTTCGTTTACTTTACAAAGCTTGCAAGAGAGAAAGGTATGGAAAAAACTTTCCAGTATCTACTTAAGAAAGGAGAAGGTGATTTCTTAAAGTATGCTAAAACATTCGAAGAGGAAACCAAGAAAAACCTAAATTCTGTACCTGCGGAAGAAAGAGAAAGTTTAATGGAGTTCTATAAAGATTTAAGAAACTCTTTAATTTCTCACAATATTACAGCTACTCCTACTGTTATTTTCATTCCAAAGGGTGAAACTCAAGGATACGTTTATGTTGGATTTAAGCCTTTAGAAGAGGTTATAAAGAAAAAATAATGGAAGAAGGTATAAGAGTAGAAAATCTTACTATAGGTTACAAGAAGCCCCTCCTTTCGGGGCTTTCTTTTCACATGGTGGAAAGTGAATTTTGGGTAGTTGTCGGTCCTAACGGTGTTGGGAAAAGTACACTTTTA
This window harbors:
- a CDS encoding DsbA family protein, translating into MRFLLTIFTISFLFSCSTTPGNVAFKEEESLIKSILKPLAVKGVEIKEVKATDGSPFKDFTQFEVVLVDKRRNQLVKKYIWVSKDGNYLILDAFKIRKEADRVSLVPVKPKDSEVPLKQDLSWVEKIDEKLTKMNIPHVIGNGENIVYIVWDVYCPFCYKHFGEIVKKAKELNLQVHLIPLAVHGKSSLEGFVYFTKLAREKGMEKTFQYLLKKGEGDFLKYAKTFEEETKKNLNSVPAEERESLMEFYKDLRNSLISHNITATPTVIFIPKGETQGYVYVGFKPLEEVIKKK